From Kaistella polysaccharea:
GATTGTGCTTCTTCGACGTAGATGATATTTTAGAAGTATGTACACAACAAAATTTAACCTTACAAAAGAAAATTCAGCGTGAAGAATGGGTTTCTTTACTTCTAGAAAAATAAAAAACCTAGCGAACTGCTAGGTTTTTAGTGACCTCGACTGGATTCAAACCAGTAACCTCCTGAGCCGTAATCAGGTGCGCTATTCAGTTGCGCCACGAGGCCTTTTTTTAGGTCTGCAAATATAACACTTTTTTATTCCTTTCAAAAAATGAAACAGCTTTTTTTATCATTTTTAATACTTTTCTTCTTATTTTCCTGTAAAAAAGAGAAACCGACTTCCCGACAAGATTGGCAAATCATCTCAAAAAATGTTCAAATTAAAAAAGAAGATCAAAATTTTCATTTAAAATCAGGAAAATTTGATTACAAAATTTCCAACGTAAATCTGCCTTATAAAAAAGTCATTTTATTAAATGCGAGTTTGGTTGGATATTTTACAGCACTTGATTTAGAAAACACGATCATCGGAATTTCAAGTCCGGAATATGTGTTTTCAGAAAAAATTCATCAACTTATTACAGCAGGTAAAATTCAAAATGTTGGCAACGAGCAGAAATACAACCTTGAAAAAATAATAGCGCTAAAACCTGATGCTATTTTCACAAATTATATCGCGAGTTTTCAAAATACGTACGATCTAATTCAGAAAAATGATATCGAAATTATTTTTATGGATGAATATTTGGAACAAAATCCGGTAGAAAAATCCCGCTATTTAGTAGTTTTTGGGGAATTTTTTAATAAACAAAAGGAAGCAGTTGCTTATGTTGACATGATTCAGAAGAATTACGATTCTCTTAAAAATTTAGCAAAATCTTCTCCCAATAAGCCTTTTGTACTTGCGAATGAAATGTATGGAAATCAATGGTTTTTACCAGGTGGTCAATCAAATCTCGCTCAATTTATATCAGATGCAAATGCTACTTACATTAATGCAGACAATACTGAAACAAAAGCGATCCCAATGAGTTTCGAAGAGGTTTTTGTGAAAGGTCAAAATGCTCAATATTGGGTAAATATCGGAAATCACCAAACGAAGAAAGAACTGCTTCAGATTAATCCAAATTACACCCAACTTCCCGTTTATAATTCGGGTAAACTGTATACCCTTACCGGGAAGGCGGTCGGTAAAGCCAACGATTATTTTGAAAGTGGAGTAGTACGCGCTGATTTGGTGTTGAAAGATTATATCAAAATATTTCATGCAGATTTATTGCCTGATTATAAATTGACTTATTTAAAAGAGCTTAAGTAAATAATATTTCTATTTTTGCACCTCGAAATAATGATGCACCAACTATGTGGAAGAAAATTAAAAGACTTATTTACATTCTAATTTTAGCGAATATTCTCTTCATCGTGTGGGGAAAATTTTTTAATCCGCCGATTACGCTGACCCAAATTGGTGGACTGATGGAATACGGGAAACTGAACAGAGATTACGTATCCTACGATGAGATGGGAAATAATGTAAAAAAAGCAGTCATAGCGGCAGAAGATCAAAGTTTTTTTGACCACAGTGGTTTTGATTACAAGGCGATTCAGAAAGCAATGGCACATAATGAGCAAGGAAAAAAATTACGTGGCGGAAGTACAATTTCTCAGCAAACCGCAAAAAATATTTTCCTTTGGCAAGGAAGAAGCTGGGTTAGAAAAGGGTTTGAGGCTGTTTATACTTTTATCATTGAGTTGGTTTGGGGAAAAGAGGTGATTTTAGAAAGATACCTAAATTCCATCGAGATGGGACGTGGCGTATTTGGTGTAGAATCGGCCTCGCGCTATTATTTCCATAAAAGTGCGAAAGATCTGACAAAAAGTGAAGCCGCATGGATTGCCACTATTTTGCCTAACCCAAGAAAATATGACCCAAAAAATCCCTCAGCGTATCTTAATAAAAAGCATAATTGGATCATGCGTCAGATGAATAATATCACGCTGAAATAAATTATCTTTGCGGGACTATTATGGCATTCGCATTTCCACATAAAGAGGGTTTCAGTACAATTCTGATCAAATATTTTAGTTTCAAAAATGAAACGAAATCTTTGGAGCCTCTGACTGAAATTTTACGAAGTGTTCGGAAAGTGAATTTCCAGGAAGTTCTTCAGTTTTTGCGGGAGCACCAAGATGTTACTGAGAATTTTTCTTATTATATTCAAAGCTTATTTAAAGGAAAACCCTTTAACCTTTCCCTTACCGAAGCCAATATTTTATCTGAAAATGCCTTTTATCCGGAACTTAAAAAGAGATTGCTGGATAAGTTTTTACCTAGCGTAGAAAATGAAGATACCGTCTGGTATTTGGTAGATACAATTTCAGTGCGCCCAAAAGCCGATCTGGAATTTTTTAAAAGTTTAGATCAGGAAAGCTTCAGCGAGCTTTTTAAGATTTTAAAAATTGATCAGCTGATTCTTAAAAAAAGTGTAAAAACAGAGTTGCTATTTTCTTTGAATATTCTTTCCTGGCGAATTATTGGTAATGCGCTCGACGTGCAAGTCGTGAATATGGCTCCCGAATATCGAAATTTTGATAACCCATTTTTAGCGCTTCAGAATGAAATTGATTTGCTTAATGTAAGTTATAAAGAAGATCCGGCCTTTTATCTTACCTCGAAAAGTGTTAATTATAAGCAGATCAAAATCTATATGAAACAATGCCTGGATTTTGTTTCCCTGGCATTTAAAAATTCCTCGAAGTATGGGATTTCAGGTAAAATTAATCAGGCTTTATTAAAGATTCGTCAGCAACTTCAGCGGATGTCAGATATTTTATCGGTGATGGTTTTTGATAAGGATGAAGATGTCATACACAATTCTAAAAAACTCATTTTTAAAATTTTAGAATACAAATCGCACAAGAATAATTTGCGCGAACTTTTCCTCGACAGCACGACTTTAAAATCTCATTTAATTACCAATCACACCGCAGAAACGGGCACGCATTATATTGCTTCCACAGGCAAAGATTACATGAAAATGTTTTGGAAGGCAAGTGGTGGTGGCGTAATTGTAGGGGCACTTTGCGTTTTAAAGTTGTTGTACAGCTATATTCCCGGCAGCGATTTTTCACATGCTTTTTTATATTCATTCAATTACGCCATGGGTTTCATTATGATTTATCTGATGAAATATACTTTAGCAACCAAACAACCTGCAATGACTGCTGCCACAATGGCAAAGGTGCTTTCTGAAGGTCAGAACACCCGTAAGAATTATGTGGATTTCGCACATTTGGTTTCAAAGCTTTTCCGCACGCAGTTTATCGCTTTTATGGGTAATGTTTTGTTGGCTTTTCCTATAGCGCTCGCCATTATTTACGGAATGGATGTTTTTTTTAAGCAGAATTTTGCCATTGATAAATCTGCGACATTGCTTCGTGATTTAGATCCAATTCAATCGAAAGCTATTTTACACGCTTGTATTGCCGGTTTTTTTCTTTTCCTGTCAGGAATTATTTCTGGTAATATTGGCAACAGTTCCGTTTTTTATCACATTCCAAAACGGATCGAGAAAAATCCTTTTCTGAACTACTTTCTGGGGAAATCTTCAGCAAAAGGACTATCAGAATATTACGCGAAAAACTGGGCAGGAATTATATCTAATTTTTGGTTCGGAATATTTCTGGGTGCAACCGGTCCGATCGGTCTATTTCTGGGACTCGATCTGGATATTCGGCACATTACTTTTGCTTCCGGAAATTTTGCCTTGGGTCTTTACGGCGCCGATTTTTCTGTAAGCAGCGCAACTTTCTGGATTTCATTTGTTACCGTTTTTCTAATCGGTTTTTTCAACTTTGCAGTAAGTTTCGGGCTATCAACAATTTTAGCATTTAGATCGCGTCAGGTAAACTTTGGAGAACTGAAAGAAATTTATCGGGAAATTTTCCGGTATTTTATGAAGAATCCACTGCGTTTTTTCCTGCCGATTCGTTCTCGTTTAGATGGCAGTGCCAAAGAGATGGTTGAAAATACCGTGGTTACAAAACCAGAAGATCGCTAAAATGTTCAGCACCAAATTTCTCCTGAAATTTGGTGAGATAAAAAGTTTTGCGCAGACGAAAATCATTTTTAAGCAAAGGAGATTTTACACGAATTTCGAGGATTTTACGGTTTAGATTAACGGATTCAATTTCATTAAAAAGATCGTCGTTCAAGTATTCATGCAGTAAATCCTTCACTTCGAAAGCTAATAATTTATCTTCAAAGCCGTAGAGTCTGGCAAAAGATTTTACAAGTTCGGAAGATTGATATTCACGTTTCTTCTTTTTCATAAAATTTCAAAAATTTTATTTTCTTCATTAATCCTTTTCACCACATTTTCAGTCCTTTCTTTACTGGTATCCGTAATAAAGATTTGCCCAAAATGTTCCTGATTAACCAATTCTATTAATTGCGTAACGCGAGAATCATCAAGTTTATCGAAAATATCATCCAATAAAAGAATGGGTGTCTTTCCCGTTAGTTCTTTTATTCTGTTCATTTGTGAAAGTTTCAAGGCGATCAAAAATGATTTCTGTTGTCCTTGGCTTGCTGTTTTACGCATAGCAGAACCGTTCATCTCAAAGGCCAGATCGTCTTTGTGAATTCCTTTTGAAGTATAAGTTAAAACGCGGTCTTTTTCCAAATTCTGGGCAAGCAGGTTCGAGAAGTTCGTATCCAAAAGGTCCGATTTATATTGAACTGAAACCTCTTCATTATCGTGAGAAATTATACGGTAATAATTTTGAATAAAAGGAATCATCAAATTTGTAAAATGTCTTCTTTTCTCAAAAATACGTGTTCCAAATTTGGTTAAGGGTTCGTCGTAAATTTCCAGACTTTCACTATCGAAATATCTGTTTTTAGCAAAATTTTTCAAGAGTGCATTTCGCTGCTGTACCGTTTTTTGATATTGAATTAAATTGAAAAGATAATCAGAATCAGTTTGCGAAATCATGGAGTCCAGAAACTTGCGGCGACTTTCGCCCGCATCTGAAATTAAATTTGAGTCGTAGGGAGAAATGATAACGCTGGGCAGAAATCCGATATGGTCAGCAATACGGTTATAAGATTTGTCATTTTTCTTTACTAATTTTTTTGCGTCTTTTGGTTGCTGAATTTTAATGATTATATCTTTTTCATCATCGAAAATTTCTCCTTCAATTGCAAAGAAATCTTCATTTGTTTTAATGTTATTCAAATCGGTATTTCCTAAAAAACTTTTTGCGACCGAGAGATAGTGAAGTGCATCTAGAATATTTGTTTTTCCCACGCCATTATTGCCCACGAAGCAATTGATCTGGGCGGAAAACTCGAAATGTTGCTCTGGGTGATTTTTGAAATTGATTAACGAAAGTTTACGGATGATCATTTGTCAAAAATACTTCATTAAAATGATAATTAAAAACGGCAGTCCCGAACAACTTTCTATCCAGAAAGAATAGTAGGAATCTTTGTTTGTTTTTTCGGAATAATAAATGAGCAAAAATGTACAGATAGAAGTGATT
This genomic window contains:
- a CDS encoding site-specific recombinase, whose product is MAFAFPHKEGFSTILIKYFSFKNETKSLEPLTEILRSVRKVNFQEVLQFLREHQDVTENFSYYIQSLFKGKPFNLSLTEANILSENAFYPELKKRLLDKFLPSVENEDTVWYLVDTISVRPKADLEFFKSLDQESFSELFKILKIDQLILKKSVKTELLFSLNILSWRIIGNALDVQVVNMAPEYRNFDNPFLALQNEIDLLNVSYKEDPAFYLTSKSVNYKQIKIYMKQCLDFVSLAFKNSSKYGISGKINQALLKIRQQLQRMSDILSVMVFDKDEDVIHNSKKLIFKILEYKSHKNNLRELFLDSTTLKSHLITNHTAETGTHYIASTGKDYMKMFWKASGGGVIVGALCVLKLLYSYIPGSDFSHAFLYSFNYAMGFIMIYLMKYTLATKQPAMTAATMAKVLSEGQNTRKNYVDFAHLVSKLFRTQFIAFMGNVLLAFPIALAIIYGMDVFFKQNFAIDKSATLLRDLDPIQSKAILHACIAGFFLFLSGIISGNIGNSSVFYHIPKRIEKNPFLNYFLGKSSAKGLSEYYAKNWAGIISNFWFGIFLGATGPIGLFLGLDLDIRHITFASGNFALGLYGADFSVSSATFWISFVTVFLIGFFNFAVSFGLSTILAFRSRQVNFGELKEIYREIFRYFMKNPLRFFLPIRSRLDGSAKEMVENTVVTKPEDR
- a CDS encoding ABC transporter substrate-binding protein, encoding MKQLFLSFLILFFLFSCKKEKPTSRQDWQIISKNVQIKKEDQNFHLKSGKFDYKISNVNLPYKKVILLNASLVGYFTALDLENTIIGISSPEYVFSEKIHQLITAGKIQNVGNEQKYNLEKIIALKPDAIFTNYIASFQNTYDLIQKNDIEIIFMDEYLEQNPVEKSRYLVVFGEFFNKQKEAVAYVDMIQKNYDSLKNLAKSSPNKPFVLANEMYGNQWFLPGGQSNLAQFISDANATYINADNTETKAIPMSFEEVFVKGQNAQYWVNIGNHQTKKELLQINPNYTQLPVYNSGKLYTLTGKAVGKANDYFESGVVRADLVLKDYIKIFHADLLPDYKLTYLKELK
- the mtgA gene encoding monofunctional biosynthetic peptidoglycan transglycosylase gives rise to the protein MWKKIKRLIYILILANILFIVWGKFFNPPITLTQIGGLMEYGKLNRDYVSYDEMGNNVKKAVIAAEDQSFFDHSGFDYKAIQKAMAHNEQGKKLRGGSTISQQTAKNIFLWQGRSWVRKGFEAVYTFIIELVWGKEVILERYLNSIEMGRGVFGVESASRYYFHKSAKDLTKSEAAWIATILPNPRKYDPKNPSAYLNKKHNWIMRQMNNITLK
- the recF gene encoding DNA replication/repair protein RecF (All proteins in this family for which functions are known are DNA-binding proteins that assist the filamentation of RecA onto DNA for the initiation of recombination or recombinational repair.) translates to MIIRKLSLINFKNHPEQHFEFSAQINCFVGNNGVGKTNILDALHYLSVAKSFLGNTDLNNIKTNEDFFAIEGEIFDDEKDIIIKIQQPKDAKKLVKKNDKSYNRIADHIGFLPSVIISPYDSNLISDAGESRRKFLDSMISQTDSDYLFNLIQYQKTVQQRNALLKNFAKNRYFDSESLEIYDEPLTKFGTRIFEKRRHFTNLMIPFIQNYYRIISHDNEEVSVQYKSDLLDTNFSNLLAQNLEKDRVLTYTSKGIHKDDLAFEMNGSAMRKTASQGQQKSFLIALKLSQMNRIKELTGKTPILLLDDIFDKLDDSRVTQLIELVNQEHFGQIFITDTSKERTENVVKRINEENKIFEIL